The genomic window CGGCGGAGTCAAACGGCAAGTGGGTTGCAGTTGTTGACGGCAAGGAAGAGAAACAGTATGATGGAATTGGATTTCTCGGTTTCAGCCCTGACGGCAAGCGAATCGCTTATGCCGCTAAGTCAGAGGGCAAATGGTTTGCAGTGATTGACGGCAAGGAAGAGAAACCGTATGAGGGGCTTGGATTTCTTGTTTTCAGCCCTGACGGCAAGCGAATTGCTTATGCCGCCAAGTCAGAGGGTAAGTGGTTTGCGGTAATTGACGGCAAAGAGGAAAAAAAATATGACAACATCGGCGCAGGCTTCATAACATTCAGTTCTGACGGCAAACGTGTGGCTTATACTGCCAAGTCAGGCGGCAAATGGTTTGCGGTAATTGACGGCAAAGAGGAGAAACAGTATGACGGCATAAACACAGTTATTTTCAGCACTGACAGTAAACACACGGCTTGTGTAGTACGTTCAGGGGGCAAGGAGTCTGTGGTAATTGACGGCAAAAAAGTTAAACAATATAACGCAATCGGTTCCCTTGTTTTCAGCCCTGACAGCAAGCGTGTGGCATATACAGCGCTGACAGGCGGCAAGTGGTTTGCAGTTATTGGCGGTAAGATAGGGGAAAAATACGATGATATCAGGGGCGGTTCTCTTGTGTTCAGCCCTGACAGCAAGCGTGTGGCTTATGCGGCGCGTACAGGAGATAAATGGTTTGCAGTAATTGACAGGAAGCAAGGTAGACAGTATGATGATGTTAAGGAAACAAATTTTAACTTTAGCAGTGACAGCAAACATATTGTTTATATAGCTCAAAGCGATAAGAAATGGCTGATGGTTACAGAATGAAAAGAAGAAAAAATTTTGTGCAGTAAGATTTTAGTTTTA from Nitrospirota bacterium includes these protein-coding regions:
- a CDS encoding PD40 domain-containing protein, producing MKLRGLCLAVIFVCFSMTALAEKEQAVKGASETIIAQIDFPSWIKESLKISPDGKRIAYVVFTLDRKQFVYVDNKEEKRYDGILMNTPVFSPDGKHMAYAAQTDKKWVVIIDGKEEKKYDNIGAGSMTFSPNGKRAVYAAESNGKWVAVVDGKEEKQYDGIGFLGFSPDGKRIAYAAKSEGKWFAVIDGKEEKPYEGLGFLVFSPDGKRIAYAAKSEGKWFAVIDGKEEKKYDNIGAGFITFSSDGKRVAYTAKSGGKWFAVIDGKEEKQYDGINTVIFSTDSKHTACVVRSGGKESVVIDGKKVKQYNAIGSLVFSPDSKRVAYTALTGGKWFAVIGGKIGEKYDDIRGGSLVFSPDSKRVAYAARTGDKWFAVIDRKQGRQYDDVKETNFNFSSDSKHIVYIAQSDKKWLMVTE